ACACGCGGGCGCGGCGGTAGGGCGCTTCGAGCTGGTCGCGCACGGGCGTAGCGGGCGTAGCTCGAAATTTCTGTAAAATGCCCATTGCCTGCGTGTAGTAGCCACCATCGGTGAGTAGCCGGGCGCGGGTGAGGGAGGGGTTGAGCAGCTGCGCATCGTGGTAGAAGCGCTGGGCGTAGATGTCTTCCTCGATGGTAAGCGGGCCGGCCAGGTTGATTTGCTGGCGGTAGCGCTCGGTGGTGGCGGCCGGGTCGCCCCCTAGCCAGGCGGCCAGGTAGAGCTTAAAGGCCGCATCCTTGCGGTAGTAGTCGCCCCGAAACTCGCGCAAAAACTGCTGGTTCTCAGCAATTGAGGGAGCATAGTCGCCCTTATACAGCAGCAGGTCGGCCGCCAGATGGTGCAGAAAGGCCAGCGGCAAATATGCCGGGCCGGTGGGCCGGGCGCGGTAAGCAGCCAGGGCCTCCTCGCCATGATGCTGGCGCTTATTTAAACTGACAACCAGATAATTATACAGAAGATTGTCGGGCTGCTCACGAGCCAGGCGGCCGGCCAGTGCCAGGCTTTCGTCGCCTTTTTTATAGTACGACTCCCGCACGAGGGCCAGGATAATCTGGCTTTCGGCCTGAAAATCGTGCGGCTGCCCCGCCGCCAGGCTCAGGTTGGCCAGGCCTTCGTCAATACTGCCGCGCAGGCCGAGCAGCCGCAGCAGCCAGTGGTAGCCCTCGGGCAGCGAGCCGATGCCGAACTGACACAAACCCAGGGTTTTGCGGGCTGGTAAAAAGCCGGGGTACCGCTGGGCCACGGCCTGCGTCAGCAGCATGGCCTGGCGCAGGTTCCAGGCCCCACGCACCTCGTGGTGAAAGGCCAGCTGGGCCGCCGCCTGGTGCAGTCGGATTTCAGCCCGCGCGTAGTCGCGCAGCGCGCCGGCCGGCGCTTTGTCGAGGGTGGCTAGCCGGGCATCCTGAGCGGCCACAGTGGCATCGTAGCGGCTGATATCCAGGCTGATGAGTAGCTCCAGAAAGTCGGCGCAGTCGGCCACCAGTAGCGTGCCGGGGGCGTTGGCCGGCTCGCTAGCCAGCAACTGGCGGCAGGTGCCGGCTTTCAGCTTCAGCAGCTCGGTGTAGGCGCGGCGGGCGGTGGGGGAGAGCACTTGCCCGGTGTCGGGCTGGGCGGTAAGTACTCGCTGCGGCACGCAAAAAGAATCGCTGAGGGCCGCTGAGGCACTGCCCAGCACAACCATTACGCTCAGCGCACCTCGGCGAACTCTTCTGCGTACCTCAGCGGAAACTTCCAGCACGAGCGCTTATTTAATTAAAGACCAATCACTTGCTACAAAAAAAGGAACGACCGGGGCCGTTCCTTTTTCTTGCCAAACAAACCTAGCCTTAGTTAGCCGATTGTTTGCCTTCCACGTCGGCCAGAATACGGCCGCAGTGCTCGCACACGATGATTTTCTTGTGCGAAATAATGTCGGCCTGGCGCTGCGGGGGCACCGTGTTGAAGCAGCCGCCGCAGGCGTCGC
The genomic region above belongs to Hymenobacter sp. BRD128 and contains:
- a CDS encoding DUF3808 domain-containing protein is translated as MPQRVLTAQPDTGQVLSPTARRAYTELLKLKAGTCRQLLASEPANAPGTLLVADCADFLELLISLDISRYDATVAAQDARLATLDKAPAGALRDYARAEIRLHQAAAQLAFHHEVRGAWNLRQAMLLTQAVAQRYPGFLPARKTLGLCQFGIGSLPEGYHWLLRLLGLRGSIDEGLANLSLAAGQPHDFQAESQIILALVRESYYKKGDESLALAGRLAREQPDNLLYNYLVVSLNKRQHHGEEALAAYRARPTGPAYLPLAFLHHLAADLLLYKGDYAPSIAENQQFLREFRGDYYRKDAAFKLYLAAWLGGDPAATTERYRQQINLAGPLTIEEDIYAQRFYHDAQLLNPSLTRARLLTDGGYYTQAMGILQKFRATPATPVRDQLEAPYRRARVWQGLARPDSARADYLRTLRLSAALGDPPYYFAPQAALQLGYLALAAGQRAAAKNYFERATTYQKHEYKNSTDQKAKVALRGL